A window of the Streptomyces finlayi genome harbors these coding sequences:
- a CDS encoding response regulator yields the protein MTNAPGPTRILIADEQDDVRSGFRLILDSQPDMTVVGEAADGLIPVGLAHELRPDLVLADIRMPGLDGLELTRRLAGPGVPDPTRVLVVTTFDHDDYVRTALRDGACGFLLKRSGPGLLIEGVRAAMAGDILISPQITVRLLQTLAAPAAPDRSAPAAPSPLTAREEEIARLVAEGLTNAEIGGTLFISAGTAKTHIANIQAKLKARNRVGIAAWAWGSGLADRLPR from the coding sequence ATGACGAACGCCCCAGGTCCGACCCGCATCCTCATCGCCGACGAGCAGGACGATGTCCGCAGCGGCTTCCGTCTGATCCTCGACTCCCAGCCCGACATGACGGTGGTCGGCGAGGCGGCGGACGGCCTCATCCCCGTCGGCCTCGCCCACGAGCTGAGGCCGGACCTGGTCCTCGCCGACATCCGTATGCCGGGTCTGGACGGCCTCGAACTCACCCGTCGCCTCGCCGGCCCCGGCGTACCCGATCCGACGCGGGTCCTCGTCGTCACCACCTTCGACCACGACGACTACGTACGCACCGCACTGCGTGACGGCGCCTGCGGGTTCCTCCTCAAGCGCTCGGGCCCCGGGCTGCTGATCGAGGGGGTCAGGGCGGCGATGGCCGGGGACATCCTCATCAGCCCCCAGATCACGGTCCGCCTGCTCCAGACCCTCGCCGCCCCCGCTGCCCCGGACCGTTCGGCGCCCGCTGCCCCGTCGCCTCTCACGGCCAGGGAGGAGGAGATCGCGCGTCTGGTCGCCGAGGGCCTCACCAACGCCGAGATCGGCGGGACGCTCTTCATCTCGGCGGGCACGGCCAAGACCCATATCGCTAACATCCAGGCGAAGTTGAAGGCCCGCAACCGGGTGGGTATCGCCGCCTGGGCCTGGGGGAGCGGCCTGGCCGACCGGCTCCCACGGTAG
- a CDS encoding sensor histidine kinase gives MTLWPVPLVTGESFLEDVGIATFWLLPAAAAVAAGAYPRSQELRRGRAVAEARSAQRLHLSRDLHDFVAHDISGIVVQAQAARFVAATDPVQAVLALERIEKAGLNVLAAMDRTVRMLHGPEAHATEPLPGVSQLPSLVSDFTSAGATEAHLDLPAPAVEALSREAGAAAYRIVVEALTNIRRHAPDAPRATVALFPTATTVEIRVTNDRGARPAPARRRASQGGLGLPALTEHAQALGGTLSAGPHGNGGWRLTAVLPAVLPKETP, from the coding sequence GTGACCCTCTGGCCCGTGCCGCTGGTCACGGGCGAGTCCTTCCTCGAGGACGTGGGGATCGCCACGTTCTGGCTCCTTCCCGCAGCCGCCGCGGTGGCTGCGGGCGCCTACCCCCGCAGCCAGGAACTCCGCCGCGGGCGGGCCGTGGCGGAGGCCCGCAGCGCCCAGCGCCTGCACCTGTCCCGCGATCTGCACGACTTCGTGGCCCATGACATCAGCGGGATCGTCGTCCAGGCCCAGGCGGCCCGCTTCGTGGCCGCCACCGACCCCGTCCAGGCGGTGCTCGCCCTGGAGCGCATCGAGAAGGCGGGCCTGAACGTCCTGGCCGCGATGGACCGGACCGTGCGGATGCTGCACGGTCCGGAGGCCCATGCCACGGAACCACTGCCAGGAGTCTCCCAACTCCCTTCTCTCGTATCGGATTTCACGTCCGCAGGAGCCACGGAGGCGCATCTGGACCTACCCGCCCCGGCCGTGGAAGCTCTCTCCCGCGAGGCGGGTGCGGCGGCGTACCGCATCGTCGTCGAGGCGCTGACCAACATCCGACGGCACGCACCCGACGCGCCCCGCGCCACCGTCGCACTCTTCCCCACGGCCACCACCGTGGAGATCCGGGTCACCAACGACCGCGGAGCCCGCCCCGCCCCTGCCCGCCGCCGTGCCTCCCAGGGCGGCCTCGGCCTCCCCGCCCTCACCGAGCACGCCCAGGCCCTCGGCGGAACCCTCTCGGCGGGACCGCACGGAAACGGCGGCTGGCGGCTCACCGCCGTCCTGCCGGCCGTCCTCCCGAAGGAGACGCCATGA